AGCGACGCGCAAGCGCGCGATCTTTCGTCGGTTCAAGGATTCGCTGCCCGCGTCGTGGAGGAGCAGCGCCGCCTGTCGGCATTGCAGGAAGCCCTCACGGCGCAGGGTGTACCCGTCAACGAGTAGGTGTGATGACCACAAGGAAAGGGAGGTAGGTATGGGTCGGCTGTTCTCGATGTTCAGGAATATCTGGCGTGGCGTGGTGAGCATGATGATTACGGACGCCGCGATCGCGTTCCCGGAGGAAACGTACCGAGGTCAGATCCAGAAGGCGCGTGAGATGCACGAGAAGTTGCTCCGAGCCGCCGGCATGGTGAAGGGCAACCTCATCAGCCAGCAGCGCGTGCTCGATGAGATCGAGCGCGAGCTCGCAGAGACCGACGCGAAGCTCAAGGTCGCCGTACAACGTGCAGTAGGTGGCGATACCTCGATGAAGGAGGTTGGTGCGCTCCTCACGAGGAAGAAGGAAGGTCTCGTGAAACGTCGGGACGAGCAACGCCCGACCGTCAGTGGGCTCCAGCAGAGTGCCGAGCAGGTGAAGCGCGATCTGCGCAAGTCCGAGGCCAGCATCAAGGACCTCACGCAGCGTATGCAGACGAACATCGCGCGGCTCCGCAGTGCGCAGCAGCGCGAGCAGATGCAGAATCTGCTCTCCGGTTTGAGCGTCGAGGGTGACGATCAGGCCATCGCCGAGCTGGAGGCCGCCATTGACCAGCAGGTTGGCCGCGTGGAGCTCGTGGATGAGATCGCGGGGGGCTCGATCGAGCGCCAGCTTGAGGACCTCGAGGCGCAGTCCGGCGACGCGGTTGCCGCGAGCGAGTTCGATCGTCTCGTGGCTGAGATGCAGCGTCAGCAGGGTGTGGCCGAGGCCGCGTCCGCGTTGCCCGACCCGGGTGGGAAGGCCGTCTAGCTGTACCGAAAGCGCAACAGAAAAAACGAAAACAAGAAAAGGAAGAGAGGGTAGAATGAAGGGGAAGAAGCTGTCGTGGTTTGCATGGTTGCTCATCGTCGGTGTGCTGGGTTCCATCGCGTTCTTCAGTGTCCGGGCGTTCGGGCCCGGCATCGGCGATCGCCTCGCGTCGTGGTTTCCGGAGAGGCATGTGGCGGAGTCGAGCGTGCCGCTCAAGGTGACATTGCCGGATCGCGGTGACGTGACGCTGCCGCAGCGGCTGACCGCCAAGCAGGATCTCGGGGTGTTCCCGCAGGTCTCGCCGAGCGAGCTTCAGCCCGGGTGCGGAGACCTCCCGGAGGTGCGTTGGGGGCTGTGGTTCTGGAACACGCACAACGGTATGATCCTGGCCAACGGTGGACCACAGTCCGCCCGCGGTTCCGCGATGTGCGCGAAGGGCGTGAACCTGACCCTCGTCCGCGAGGATGAGGTCCCCAACCAGCTCAGCGGGTTGGTGAAGTTCGCGCAGGCGTACGCAGGTGGCGAGGAGTACCCGAGGGATGGCTACGCGTTCGTCTCGTTCATGGGTGACGGCACCGCCGCCATTCTCACCGAGGTCAACGCGACGCTCGAGAAGCTCGGGCTCGAGTACCGCGCGCAGGTCGTGGGCTCGCTGGGCTACTCGCGCGGCGAGGACGCGCTCATGGGGCCGGTCTCATGGCGTTTGGATCCGCAGAACATGCGTGGCGCGGTCATCCTGGCGTACCTCCGCGACGGTGATTGGGACATCGGCATGAAGTTTGCCGGTGATAACGGCATCTGCAACAACCCCGACGAGCGGACGTACGATCCGAACTGCATCAACTGGATGGCAGCGGATTCGTACACCGACGCGGCGAACAAGTACGTCGCCAATGCGTGCGAGACCCGTCCGGTCGTGTCCAAGGGCAAGAAGACCGGCGAGGAGCGGAAGGTGTGCGCGGACGGCGTGGCCACGTGGACGCCGGGCGACAACATCGTGGCCGACCAGCGTGGTGGCCTCGTGCGCATCGTCGCGACGGACACGTACTACTACCAGATGCCCAACGCGGTCATCGGCATCCGCAAGTGGATGCGCGACCACACGCGGCTCGTGGACGGCATGCTCGAGGCATCGTTCGATGCCAACCAGACGATGCGGGATTCGGACGATGCGATGCGGCGGGCCTCGGCGCTCGCGGCCATCGTGTACCACGAGCAGGGCGCCGACGCCGCGTACATCTACAAGTACTTCAAGGGCGTCACCGAGTCGGACAAGCAAGGCCTCATGGTCGAGCGCGGCGGCAGCTCCGTGAATAACCTCGCGGACAACTGCAAGCTCTTCGGCCTCCAGTCCTGCGCGCCCGGGTCCACGTCCCTCTACCGCGCGACGTACGAGACGTTCGGCAACATCGTGGTTCAGCAGTACCCGAACCTCGTGCCGAGCTACCAGCCGTACGAGCACGTCGTGGACACGAGTTTCCTCGAGCGCATCGTCGCACGCGGCGCTCCGCGGGCCGCACCGGATCAGCCGACGTTCGCAGCGCATACCTCGGTACAGCAGGTCATCTCTCGGAGGAGCTGGAACATCAGCTTCGATTCCGGCAAAGCGACGTTCTCGAATGGCGCCTTCCAGGATCTCCAGCAGCTCTCCAGCGATCTCGTCATCGCCGGCAGGGCCAAGGTCGTGGTTGAGGGGCACACCGATGCTACGGGCAACGCCGATCAGAACTTCGCGCTGTCGGAGGCGCGCGCGTTCGCGGTGAAGCACTGGCTCGAGAAGCGTGACCCCGTGAACTTCCCCAAGAATCGCGTCGAAGTCGTCGCCTACGGCCAGACCAGGCCCGTGGCGTCCAACGTGACCCCCGAGGGTCGTGCGCAGAACCGACGCGTCGAGGTGGTGATCGGCACGTCCAACTAGCAAGCGAATCCAGCATGTACCGTGCCCGACCCTCATGGTCGGGCACATCTCCGAGCACCGTTCTCCAGAACGATGTTCGGAGATGCACAATGGTGCGTCACGGTTCCTTCACTACTGCTCTGAAGCAAGAAAGGAGAGAGCACATGCAAGTATTGAGGACGCTCGGGCAGGCATTCCTGCCCAATCGGGTCGTTTCATCGCGCGTCATGGCGATTATCGCGATAGGCTGGACGATGACCGCGCTCCTCGTGTGGGTGAACTCACCCTTCGAGGTTCTGCCGACGCCTGGTGACGTGTTCGCGGCGTTTCCGGAACTCTGGATGAACCAGGGGCTCTCGCGCGAGCTCGGGACGAGCTTCGTGCTGTACATCGAGGCCATCGCCATCGCGAGCATCTTCTCGTTCGGGGTGTCGTACGCGACCGTGCTCCCGCTCCTGCGGCCGATCGTCGCGGCGGTATCGAAGGGGCGATTCCTCGGGCTCATCGGGCTCCCGTTCCTGTTCACGATTCTCGTGGGGACCGGTCGGCCGTTGAAGCTCGCGCTCCTCGTCTGCGGGATTTCGGTGTTCCTCGTGACGACCATGGCGGACGAAGTGGCGAACATCGCGCGGGACCGGTTCGATCTCGCCCGCACGCTGCGCATGTCCGAGTGGCGTGTCGTGTGGGAGGTCGTCGTCCTCGGGACGGTGGACCGCGCCATTGACGCGCTGCGGCAGAACGCGGCGATCGGATGGATGATGCTCCCGATGGTGGAGGGCATCTCACGGACGCAGGGCGGCGTGGGAGCCATGCTCCTCGACCAGAACAAGCACTTCCACCTCGCGTCCATCTTCGCGGTGCAGCTCACGCTGCTCGCCATCGGGTTGGGACAGGATGCCTGCTTCGGATTCATGAAGCGCATCGTGTGCCCATACGCATTCTTCACCCTGGAACGGAGGTAACCATGGCGACGAACTTCGTGGATGATCGGAAGGACAATGGTGTCATCTTTCGTGCCGAGGGGATCTCCCTCGCGTTCGGTGACAAGCGCATCCTCCGTGATCTCACCTGCGAGGTGCGGGATGTCGTTCGACCCGGGCACGTGACCGGCCAGGTCATCGGCCTCCTCGGGCCGTCGGGTGTGGGGAAGACGCAGCTCCTCCGGATCATCGCCGGCCTCAACCGTCCCGACTCCGGTGCGGTGTTCATCGGCCATGAGCTCCTGCCCGCGCAGCGCGGCATGGTGGGC
This portion of the bacterium genome encodes:
- a CDS encoding nitrate ABC transporter permease, whose product is MQVLRTLGQAFLPNRVVSSRVMAIIAIGWTMTALLVWVNSPFEVLPTPGDVFAAFPELWMNQGLSRELGTSFVLYIEAIAIASIFSFGVSYATVLPLLRPIVAAVSKGRFLGLIGLPFLFTILVGTGRPLKLALLVCGISVFLVTTMADEVANIARDRFDLARTLRMSEWRVVWEVVVLGTVDRAIDALRQNAAIGWMMLPMVEGISRTQGGVGAMLLDQNKHFHLASIFAVQLTLLAIGLGQDACFGFMKRIVCPYAFFTLERR
- a CDS encoding OmpA family protein: MKGKKLSWFAWLLIVGVLGSIAFFSVRAFGPGIGDRLASWFPERHVAESSVPLKVTLPDRGDVTLPQRLTAKQDLGVFPQVSPSELQPGCGDLPEVRWGLWFWNTHNGMILANGGPQSARGSAMCAKGVNLTLVREDEVPNQLSGLVKFAQAYAGGEEYPRDGYAFVSFMGDGTAAILTEVNATLEKLGLEYRAQVVGSLGYSRGEDALMGPVSWRLDPQNMRGAVILAYLRDGDWDIGMKFAGDNGICNNPDERTYDPNCINWMAADSYTDAANKYVANACETRPVVSKGKKTGEERKVCADGVATWTPGDNIVADQRGGLVRIVATDTYYYQMPNAVIGIRKWMRDHTRLVDGMLEASFDANQTMRDSDDAMRRASALAAIVYHEQGADAAYIYKYFKGVTESDKQGLMVERGGSSVNNLADNCKLFGLQSCAPGSTSLYRATYETFGNIVVQQYPNLVPSYQPYEHVVDTSFLERIVARGAPRAAPDQPTFAAHTSVQQVISRRSWNISFDSGKATFSNGAFQDLQQLSSDLVIAGRAKVVVEGHTDATGNADQNFALSEARAFAVKHWLEKRDPVNFPKNRVEVVAYGQTRPVASNVTPEGRAQNRRVEVVIGTSN